A region from the Pelobates fuscus isolate aPelFus1 chromosome 1, aPelFus1.pri, whole genome shotgun sequence genome encodes:
- the NEUROD4 gene encoding neurogenic differentiation factor 4: protein MSEMVSVHGWMEEALSSQDEMNESNQRESAYDMMSGMSHEEHGSIDGEDDEEEEEDGEKPKKRGPKKKKMTKARMERFRVRRVKANARERSRMHGLNDALDNLRRVMPCYSKTQKLSKIETLRLARNYIWALSEVLDRGQTTEGKGFLEMLCKGLSQPTSNLVAGCLQLGPQTMFFEKHEEKSHLCESSLPGHTYSYQSPGLPSPPYGNIEAHHLHLKPPTFKSVVDSSMVNHTLNCTTPPYEGALTPPLSISGNFSLKQDGSSDMDKSYAFRSHYQSLGLGGSHGHGSHFQTAVPRYEIPIDMPYETYPHHAIFSE, encoded by the coding sequence ATGTCTGAGATGGTTAGTGTACATGGGTGGATGGAGGAGGCTCTGAGCTCACAGGATGAGATGAATGAGTCAAATCAAAGGGAGTCTGCATACGATATGATGTCAGGTATGAGTCATGAAGAACATGGAAGCATTGATGGAGAAGAtgatgaagaggaggaggaagatggAGAGAAACCAAAAAAAAGGGGACCCAAGAAAAAGAAGATGACAAAAGCTAGGATGGAGAGATTCCGTGTCCGACGAGTGAAAGCCAATGCCAGGGAACGTAGCAGAATGCATGGGCTTAATGATGCACTGGACAACCTAAGAAGAGTTATGCCTTGCTACTCTAAAACTCAGAAGTTATCGAAGATTGAGACTCTTAGACTGGCTCGGAACTACATATGGGCATTATCTGAGGTATTAGACAGAGGCCAGACAACTGAAGGAAAAGGTTTCCTTGAAATGCTTTGTAAGGGACTCTCTCAGCCCACAAGTAACCTGGTAGCTGGCTGTCTTCAACTTGGACCTCAGACAATGTTTTTTGAGAAGCATGAAGAGAAGTCCCATTTATGTGAATCTTCCCTACCTGGACACACGTACAGTTATCAATCTCCAGGCTTACCCAGTCCACCATATGGTAACATCGAAGCACATCACTTGCACTTAAAGCCTCCCACATTTAAATCTGTGGTGGATTCTTCCATGGTGAACCATACGTTAAACTGTACCACCCCGCCATACGAAGGTGCTCTTACTCCCCCACTTAGCATCAGTGGTAACTTTTCTCTAAAGCAAGATGGGTCATCTGATATGGACAAGTCCTATGCTTTCCGCTCTCACTATCAATCTCTTGGACTTGGTGGATCTCATGGACATGGGTCGCACTTTCAAACTGCAGTTCCACGATATGAAATTCCCATAGACATGCCCTATGAAACATACCCACACCATGCTATTTTCAGTGAATAA